In Telopea speciosissima isolate NSW1024214 ecotype Mountain lineage chromosome 10, Tspe_v1, whole genome shotgun sequence, the DNA window AGCCAAACATAAAGCATCTCCTTGAGTGTGGAAATATATATCTTGTGATATATCAGATATAAAAGCAAGATCCTTTATATGAGACCAAGGCCAAGGGagtttggttggagatggaagaacatcagtGATCAGGTTGTTTGAACACCAcgcttctttaatcttcaaccccATACTGGCAGCTTTCCTTCAttttacctccaagataaatcaATCAATCACAGAATCTTAGTCTCAATGCATATAGACTTCAATTATTAGGGAGAGTAAGGCTAGGCTCACTAGATAGGTTTTAGAAGAAATGTTTTAATTCAATTGAGCATTTGAGTAGGGTTTAGTTCTATTTGACATGATCTTATTGGTCATTTTATGCCTTATGTTACATTTTCTTACGGTAGGGCTGCCCTTTAAGTCCTTATAGTTTCATTACGGCCATGGAGGTTCTGTCTAGGTTATTGTAGGTGTATAGGGATCTTAAGATGCTTCGAGGAGTTAAAATAGCCAAATGAGCCCTTGAAATTATCCATTTTTGCTTTGCTGATGATACAATTTTGTTTTGAAGAGCTAATGTTGAGGATGCTCTGTCTATTAagtctattttggattttgttttctgcCAAATAAATTTGGACAATTATGGTGTCTTTTTCAGTCAAAATGTACCCTTGGCGGATAAGCAAGCCCTAGTGAGGTTGTTAGAAGTGAAAGAGATTTCTAGAGATGCTATTTATTTAGGGACTAATTTATTTCATCCTCTTTCGAAAATAGTAGGGTTGAGTTGGTTGGTTCTTTGGGTCAAAAAACATCTTTCTGTTTGGAAGGCAATCAATAGACTTATGCCGATTCAGTATTAGGCCTTAGATTTGCTTAGTGTCACAACTTCGCTCTATTAACAAAATTAGCCTGGAGATTATTATTAGATTCTACTAGTCCTTGGGCCTTGGTGttatgagttttctttccatcgAGTAGGTTGTTAGATGATGATGTATCGCGTAGGAAAGGATCATGAGTTTGGAATAATATTGTGAATGTTCTCCCTGTTTTGAAACAACTTGTTTGTCTAAGGATTGGGGATGGACATTACTAAATTCTGGCTTGATCCTTAGATTCCTTCATTGAATTCTTTTACCATTTTGGGTTCTTGTTTAAGGGTTGATGGGTTTAATTTTGTTTCGGATTTAATGAGTGGGAGTCAATGGAatgctagttttttttttttttggtaatgctAGTTTAATTTCTAATCTATTTCCTAGGAACATTGTTGAACATATTTTTCCTTTAAGAAATGGGGGTAGTTCTGATGTTTATTTTTCACTAAATTAGAAACAATctattaccccaaaaaaaaaaaaaattttaggaaCTTTAGAAAGATGgtcaaatattttttaaaagttaAACTTGCACCCAAAGTTCAAaatttttgtcttctctttcaTAGGTTTCCAACAAAAGCTAGACTTTATAAATGGTCATCGGGAATCTAAAGTGTTACTTTTGTAAACATGCCCTAGAAACTGAGTGACATCTCTTTGTATCATGTGAATTTATTATTATCTTGTActttatgaatttttatcctctcctgttactgcacggtgcagtactgcatcatGCAACACTACAGAGACCATGTAACACAACAGGCCTCACATGATGCACATGACATCTGCAACCGCCACACGATACATTACTGCAacgggagaggataacgattcgtaCTTTATCTAGGACAACCATATCAGGTAGCATTTCAGAAGTCTAAGCCaaatcttttttattgttttaaagaATACTTTTAATTGGATTGTTAGATCTTAATCTCTATGAACTGGTGTGTCCTATGATTCCAATTGTGAATCTCCCTACCCATATACTAATTGATTCATCACTGATATGGTTGTCCCCTCCAGATCCTTCTCTGTCTGAGGATCATGCTTTGTTAATGATTGATGGAGTTTTTCACCAAAATGTGGCTGAAGCCGGTTGGGCATCGATTATAGTATTTCATAATTGTTTTGCTTTCATGGGAATCAATTTTGATGGTGTAGGAGCAGATTGTGTACAAGGCTATGGGACTTCTCCAAGGGCTCGAAGGAGTAAGGATATTGGGGCATCAATCAATAGAGATACAAACAAACTCCAGGGAGCTGATGCagtttttttgataaaagaatCCTTGTTTATGGCCGTGGAAGACATTTCACATATTGTATAAGATAGATACGTTATTCACACATTTCACAGCTGAAAACTTTTATTTTTACCTTCACCATAGCACATCAAGAAGCAAACCAGCCATTCattgaaaagaagagagaaggaagcaCACCAGCCAACTGGAAGAGGGTTCAGTGTCTCGGGCTTGATCTTCTCAATTGATTATAGGTATAACCAGCTAAATTGAAAGAGACTCAGTTAAGGAAAAAGATTGAAGACAtcacttcattaaataaattaaaaaagataaaagatataTTTATCTAATTCTCTTGAAGAAAAACACCTTCAGAAACAGAGTCATTAAATAGACAGATACAAGTACATTGCTTGGGTGGTTTATCTCAAAGCCGGTTGTATGCAACTGATTTGCTAAACAAACGGTGGATGTACACCACAAGTAAATCACTCAGGTGGTTTATATCAAACCCGGTTGTATGCGACTGATTTGCTAAACAAACGGCGGATGTACACCACTTGGAATGTGCTTGCGCAAGCCAGCAGAAGGTATTCTGCAAGGGTGTAGAAAATAACCCTCTTTCGGGTGCTCTCATTTGCTGCAGTGAGGACAAAGAAAGATTCCATAAGCAACAAATAATAAACATCGTAGCTGCTCAGTTCAAAAGTATCATGAAGTCCTTCGGGGATATCTTCTCATTGATGGAAATCTAAGATCTTCCAaacgaacaaaagaaaaagttaaCAGGTGGTGCACATAAGGGGGTCAGTCCATATCCAATGGATCCCACTCATTAAATCAACAACCTATAGGATGATGACATTAGATCTACTCCTTTTGAATGATATGTAAAAGATAGAATCCATCCACCCCCCaacaccaacccccccccccccccccaaaaaaaaaaaaaaaaagaaaaaaaaacccccatgTGCTATGCCCTAACTGGAGATCATTTATATGCTATAAAAGAATAGCATGCAGACAGTTATTGTCAACACAGCAAGTACAGGCTAATTCTTTTCAAGATGTAGATTTCATCTACCATTGAAAAAGTGGCATCACTTGAGCATCCCCAATATAGAGAAAGTTAGGATTTAACATTATTTCCAGATGATCATTAGCCCTTTCAAGGCAAGAGAGAACAGCTTACTATGACGATGTCGTGCCTCCCGCGCTTTCAGGTACTTTTGCTCAGCTGTAACAGACTCCAAGGCCTCCCTCAGTTCTGCAATTTTGACATTAATGGGGTCCAGATGTTCTGCAACAAATACCCAAAACATTATCATGTTGCTTAAGTTACACAGAGAGGAGAATCATGAGAAGCACCAGCAAGACAATCTTTGCCGCATTGATATAGGATTGAACCAAGTCTGCCAATGCTTTTTGCATTGCTGGTCCCAAACCCAGATAAAGAGGATGGTTGGGATACCACCATTTGAAAACATTAAGATAAGAATGCATCCTGAAAAAAAGTTGAAGAGGATTGAACTAACCATCTTTAGCAAGATTATGTTCATTGGGGATATGGCCAACATGTATGTAGAAAGATACAGTCTCAGGTGTTGAATAAGgattatggaaacaaaatttgtacattcCACTTCGTGGAGCCTTGAAATCAAACTTGTCCCCTGATTTACCCTTCGAAGTATGCACTGTATTACCACCGGGAGATGTCACCTGTATGAAACCACAGGGTAGCAACGTATTAAACTAATAACCTTGAGATAACACTAATGCACACACACTTTAATGTTAGCTTGTACAATTCACAGAAAAAGCTAGCTTGTGCAAACGCACAACATTTTAatgtggtaaaaaaaaaaagacattttaATGTGGTAAatattgcatatatatattGGAAACCACACACAAAGACATACATTTAATTGCACATGAACCAATAACAAATTATGAAGCAGGTTTAACACTATGTATCTGGTTTCAACCATTTGACACAAAGATGATAAGCAATGCAGGTATTCGATTTGTTATCTATGGTTTTAGGATTCCCacggagaagaaaataaagtatGTTGAAAAACATTACCTTTGTCTCCACGTAGAATACTTTGACACCAGTGTTACAAAGTATCTCTTGAGTATCTTTTGCAATTCAGTGATAAAGAAAATAGGATACATATGAGGGCCTATCATTATCAGAAACCAAATTACTGGTCTCATAATTCAAATTGATTCAACAAGAAAATTACTGGTCTCATAATTCAAATTGATTCAACAAGAAAATTACTGGTATCATAATTCAAATTGATTCAACAAGAAAAAAGCTCTGCATTGAATAACCATTGTTCATTTTGATGGATTCAAACTGTAGGCGAAGCCATAAACAAAAGTAGTACAAATAGAAAATGTAATACTGGAACTCGAGAGGATAGAATTTCTAATAAGATAAACAACAAGGGCAAAAGTGACATCAAATGGACATCGAGAGTAGCTTTTATACATGACCCGCATTTTGAGCCATGTTAAATGTAGGAtgagacccaaattttgtggacagttAGATCCCAATGTCCCCTACTCCCATATCATGCTTCAGCCAAAAAGAAATTAGCCAAGTGGAAGAATAAGGTTCTGAAATTCAGGACTACCAAGAAATGCACAGCAAGATCGGTACTAGGGGTCTACAGAGAGGGTTCATGATGCATACTAATACATGGTAGGATAtatgattgaaatttgaatctAAAAATTGACATGTGGTCAATACAAACCATGCCGTATCAATCTGGCTGTGAGAATTTCAACATCATCTGCCACATGGTAGACTAGGTGGACCAAGTAGAGAAAACTTCTCTACACTGGACTGTGTAGAAGACATTATGCCAAACAATTATCTTCCTTAATGTCGTAGGAATGATTgaagagatatatatatatatatgggggcCAAAATCTGAATCCATGgctttctccctctccttccttttgtttcttttaactAAGAACTTTGGTAGTTTCGGAATGTCTGCTTTGGAGCTCACCCTCCTCCCTTGCTCTACTCTTATGGAAGTCTGCTCAAGAAAGACTATTACAGTGGAAGGCTCAAAAGTTAATCTGCAACAACATTGCACTGCACACCATAAAATCTCATCCAAGAGCTTAAGTCCTTGCCTGATAAGGCAGGAGACTGTTTCCACCATGCCAGTTATGACCAATAACAATACAAGTGCAGCTTCATCACAGGTCGGTTACCCCCTAATTTCATCTTCTTAGTCTGTATTTTATGAAATAATCGCTCCAAACTGAAGTAAAATTGGTCCCAGATATCATCGCAAGATAAGGATCATTTCTTAATGACCTTTTTCTAATTGATCCACCCACATGTAGTTCCATTGCATTCAAGAATAGGCAACTAAAATGTTCAATAAATGTGCTATAGCGCAAGCAATGCAAGTCAGTTTATGGAACTAAAAGACTGATCCACTAATTAAACAAATATGATAATCGACTATAAGATTGGACAAATAACAATAACCTACAAAACAAAGGGGACCCAACTTGGACTCAAACATTTTAATGGACGTGCGATGTTTCTTCAGATTTAGATATGGTATATAATGCATTAGCTGATCTAAAACAATCATTTTATTCTCAAGCACTACTGCGGTCCCAAGATGATTAGCAAGTGATGTCCAGGGTAGCAATACTAGACTACCATTTTAAGACTAATAGAAGATGATAAAAATCGAGTGTTCTACCATATGTAAtcttaaaatgataaaaaaaaatttgtaaatatCACCAAGAAACAATTTCCTCCTAATCTCAATGCTAACATAAGGCAGTGTAGCAACCCCATTAAATTGTCAAGCTTAGTACAAAGGCCTCTGTATCCCAAAAGTCAGACACCATGGTAAGGTTCCTGTAGCTACAGTCAGAGGCTTCAGAGACACTACACCATGATAAATAAAGTGAGCCACAGCTGAGACACACGCATCCAGTGAAGGCATACAAAATGAGAGGTGGGTTTAATATGACCGCCAAAGGTGTAATTATCCAGCCAGAATAATgccaagagaaagaaagaaaaaagcttCACATCCAGGAGATCAATTAATCAAAAGGTACGTGAAGTTAGAAAATGCATGCGGCTAAAGAAAAAAGTTCCAATACTAAAAGTTCAAATAAGTTTGCGATAAAATTTGAGGTCTATAACCATGCAGACACTACAATAGGAGCAGGTGTTCACAAAGTACCAAGCCCAGGTATTAACGTCTCATTCTTGCATTATAAGAGCAAAATCCCCTCCCAGAACTTTGGAAATATTTTTGCAGCCTGCTTCCAATGGGCCTGCTCATTGATCACATACTAATTCTTCAACCTTCTTAAATTTCATTTCAGCATCAATCAAGAGTACCGAAAAGGACTTACGATCCTAAGACCTAACCAAGTGCTCAAAGCTCCCTGAGACTgagctgaaagaaaaaaattcataattatCTCCATAGAAAGTTTGCGGGTTATTGAGCCATATTGAGTTGTACTTTGAATAGGTTTCTTGTTGCCTTGATTAAGCTAAATTAGGTTTCCACGCTGCCTTATCTTATCTGTAATTCTCTTGGCCAACAAGGCAGTGTACGTGTATATATAAAGCCTTCTACAGTTATAGGAAAAGAGCTAATTAAAATCACCTTCTTCCATTCTTAGATTTTATATATttgacatggtatcagagccaataaCTCCACCGAGCTACTGATCCATCactcccttttcctttttctttttattattattttcaagCAAGCCAATTGAGATCGCTACACTATCTGCACTGAAGCTCGCACTACATGCCGTGACCAACGATTTTGCAAATCCACACCATCATATTCTGCAACTCTCCCGCCCACCACACCAGCTCGCATCCCCGTTGCCTCCCATACTTTGAAACTCTCCCGCAACACCTCACCATCACGCATCCATCCGTCAAACCCTGCACCGCCATCCGCACCATCCATTATCTCCATATCATCAAACCTCATCATCATTGCACCCACCTTCTTCTAACATCCCCCTACCTATACTCACTGGAATTCCAATCTCATACCTGCCATcctactgctgctactgctgcatCAAGCACCTTACCCCAAAATCCCATACACCTATTCTGCCATCCCACAATGCCCACCCAAGCACCTGTATTTTGGGTGCTTGACATCAACTGCATCACCTCCATACACCTATTCTGCCATCAAGCCTCATGCTCACTGACCTCATCAACCGGCAACCTACCTTGCTCCACCGAGTTGCCATCGCAATACACCATACTTCCCACCCCATCCAGTCCGTACCATTCACTGCAATCACCCATCCCACAATCCATACAATACCACCCAACGAACGTACCATCCCTTTGTTTAATCCTAAACCAGtacctccttttctttttggccaacattgaatcCTCCACTGCCGATTCCCCCACCATGACCGGTGGCAGCATTTCCTTCTTACCCCCTCTATCTCAAGCCCATCACTATATCTCGCTTAAACTCATCTCCAAGAACTCCCTTTTTGGAAAACCCACGTCTTACCCTTCCTTCATCCATGGTCAGAACTTGGCAGGCTTCATTGACGACACCTCCGTCTGTCCCCACTCCAGATTACAGTTCTGCCCAACACTCAACCACAAGAAAATCTTGCCGCCATATTATGGAAGCAACAAGAATCCAACCTGATGAGTTTCCTTACCACCTCCCTCACAGAGGAGGTCACGCCGCTTGTAGTTGGCAAGGTgtcaagcaaacagatctggtACGCCCTTGCAGATGCATTCGCCTCTACATCGACTACCTGCATCCTCTCCctgtatctctctcttcaagaattgAAGCACAACCCGGATGAACCTGTCACTAAGTTTCTTCAGAAGACTAAGTTAAAGCCGATGAGTTAGCAACTTCAAGCAAACCTTTGCCAATTGATGACTTCAATATCTACATATTCAGAGCCCTCCGACCAGAGTTTGAGAGTCTCATTCCTACCCTCACTGCATGCTCGGATCCGTTGTTATATTCAGAGTTACATGGCCTTCTGCTCAGCCATGAATTTCTGAATGGCTCCTCCCTCTCCAACCTTTCAGTTGGCAACACAATAGGTAGTCTGGAGACTGCCTCGATCAACCTAGTTCTTCACACCAGTGGGAGCTGATTCATCTTCTCAACAGCACGGACCATGTTTTAATGTCAGTGGTCATGGAACCTTTCGTGGCTGGCCGTGGATGTGGTGCTCGTTTCTTTCAACATGGGTCTCGCCTATGGTGCATCACATTTAACCGCACTAATCACTCAACCGTCTAACGCTACTTCTGCCAAACCCCTACCACTCCATCACCATATCATTACCCCTCCCCTAGGTCCACCTCCATCGCACATCTCACCACCCCTTACCCCACGCCATATCTCTACCCATCACCCCCACCCACCTATACCTGGTTCCCAGACACCGGTGCTACCCATTATGTGACACCAGATTTCCGGTCCTTGTCTCAGTATGCAGACTACATTGGTATTGATCAAGTGCATGTAGGCAATGGTCCTATCTCACACATTGGTTCTTCATTTATTCAGTTACCTACTAGGTTATTTAATTTGTCCAATATTTTACATATTCCATTATCTTCACTTTCTGTTAAAAAAATTTCCAGTGATAATGGAATCTATTTGAATTTCACCCCACTTTCTTATCAAGAATAAGGTAGCTCATAATACTTTGTTTTTCAGTCCGAGTAGGTGTGGCCTTTACGGCATGCCCACCCATCCTCCATCTTCCTCACCCGTTGTCAATCTTGATGAGCGTACCACTTCCGACGGTTGGCATTATCGTCTAG includes these proteins:
- the LOC122641473 gene encoding transmembrane emp24 domain-containing protein p24beta3-like, with protein sequence MERGRRLGYAKICIFLSLLLSFVRHLSALSITVNEMECVYEYVLYEGDTVSGNFVVVDHDIFWSSDHPGIDLIVTSPGGNTVHTSKGKSGDKFDFKAPRSGMYKFCFHNPYSTPETVSFYIHVGHIPNEHNLAKDEHLDPINVKIAELREALESVTAEQKYLKAREARHRHTNESTRKRVIFYTLAEYLLLACASTFQVVYIRRLFSKSVAYNRV